A window of Vigna unguiculata cultivar IT97K-499-35 chromosome 4, ASM411807v1, whole genome shotgun sequence contains these coding sequences:
- the LOC114182227 gene encoding UDP-glycosyltransferase 708D1-like, with amino-acid sequence MSVPEPVVHVAFLPSAGMGHLNPCLRLASVFLRYGCKVTLIIPRPTVSLAESNLISSFSSSFPHQVTQIDFKLTPLDPNTVNTNDPFFLQYETIRRSVHLLSPILSSLSTSLSAFIFDIFLVSPILSIADKIFCPSYINFTSSARMLSFIAYVSVLADSDQAAQRHPSKFVGDAIQIPGFTLPIPRSSVPPPFLLEGSNPFQRMIMEDSPNLTKLDGVFMNSFEELEGEALAALNEGKVVRGLPPVYGIGPLRAGEFENVDEGQKGCMSWILEWLNERAEGSVVYVSLGNRTKTRREQIKDMALGLIECGYSFLWVVKLKRVDREEEEDLEDVLGRELMSKLREKGVVVKEFVDQIKILEHPAVGGFVTHGGWNSITEAIGEGVNILTWPQGGDQKINAELLRMRGVGIWAEEWDWGTQKVVEGKEIAKKIKEMMSNESLRVKAGEMKDAARKACGVGGSCEVTIKRLIEEWKRNAQIN; translated from the coding sequence ATGTCTGTTCCTGAACCTGTTGTTCACGTGGCTTTCCTCCCAAGTGCTGGCATGGGTCACCTCAACCCATGTCTCAGATTAGCGTCAGTGTTCCTCCGTTATGGCTGCAAAGTCACTCTCATCATTCCCAGACCAACTGTCTCTCTCGCTGAGTCAAACCTCATCTCtagcttttcttcttctttccctCATCAGGTAACTCAAATTGACTTCAAACTCACCCCTTTGGATCCAAACACGGTTAACACCAATGACCCTTTTTTCCTTCAGTATGAAACCATTCGTCGTTCGGTTCACCTTCTATCTCCAATCCTATCTTCTCTTTCCACTTCTCTCTCAGCTTTCATCTTCGATATTTTCTTAGTTTCCCCTATCCTCTCAATTGCTGACAAAATCTTTTGTCCCAGTTACATTAACTTCACCTCCTCAGCTAGAATGTTATCTTTCATTGCGTACGTATCTGTTCTTGCCGATTCCGATCAAGCTGCACAACGGCACCCTTCTAAGTTCGTTGGTGATGCCATTCAAATCCCGGGCTTCACATTACCAATACCAAGATCCTCGGTCCCTCCCCCTTTTCTTCTTGAAGGTAGCAACCCCTTTCAGAGAATGATCATGGAGGACAGTCCCAATCTCACGAAGCTCGATGGGGTTTTCATGAACTCGTTTGAGGAACTGGAAGGAGAGGCACTAGCAGCGTTGAATGAAGGAAAAGTGGTTAGAGGGTTGCCCCCTGTGTATGGAATCGGTCCCTTAAGGGCGGGTGAGTTTGAGAATGTAGATGAAGGTCAAAAGGGTTGCATGAGTTGGATACTGGAGTGGCTTAATGAACGTGCTGAAGGGTCGGTGGTGTATGTTAGCTTGGGGAACAGAACTAAGACAAGGAGGGAGCAGATAAAGGACATGGCTTTGGGGTTAATAGAATGTGGGTATAGTTTTTTGTGGGTGGTGAAGTTGAAGAGGGTTGACAGAGAAGAGGAGGAGGATTTGGAGGATGTGTTGGGGAGGGAGTTGATGAGTAAGTTGAGGGAGAAGGGTGTGGTTGTGAAGGAGTTTGTGGATCAGATAAAGATTCTGGAGCACCCTGCAGTGGGAGGGTTTGTGACTCATGGAGGTTGGAATTCGATAACTGAGGCTATAGGGGAAGGAGTGAACATTCTGACATGGCCTCAGGGTGGGGATCAGAAGATTAATGCAGAGCTGCTTAGGATGAGAGGGGTTGGGATTTGGGCTGAGGAATGGGACTGGGGGACACAAAAAGTGGTGGAGGGAAAGGAGATTGCTAAGAAAATCAAAGAGATGATGAGCAATGAGTCTTTGAGGGTCAAAGCTGGAGAAATGAAGGATGCAGCAAGGAAGGCTTGTGGTGTTGGTGGGAGTTGTGAGGTTACTATTAAGAGACTAATTGAGGAGTGGAAGAGGAATGCTCAAATTAACTGA
- the LOC114182231 gene encoding miraculin-like, which translates to MYITPFFHIHLTRVPRTIEIKHRKMKMTLVALVLVVALSTKALLGEAGPAPDQVVDKSGKKVRAGDYYYIVPASSDVGGLNLSTTGQDCPLDLVVVDGYQGLQFMFLPVNEKKGVIRVSTDLNILFATYTACPDSTVWKLKDYDYSSSHWFVTTGGALGNPGPQTIESWFKIEKYEDAYKMVYCPSVCNYCNYPCSDLGIYQDQYGKRLALTSEPYKVQFQKAQ; encoded by the coding sequence ATGTACATCACCCCCTTCTTCCATATCCATCTCACAAGAGTTCCAAGAACAATAGAAATTAAACACAGAAAAATGAAGATGACATTGGTAGCATTGGTCCTAGTGGTTGCCTTGAGCACAAAGGCACTACTAGGGGAAGCAGGTCCTGCACCAGACCAAGTTGTGGACAAATCAGGGAAGAAGGTGCGAGCTGGTGACTATTACTACATTGTTCCAGCATCCTCTGACGTAGGTGGCCTTAATCTCTCAACCACAGGTCAAGATTGCCCTCTTGATCTTGTAGTTGTTGATGGTTACCAAGGCCTGCAATTTATGTTTCTACCTGTTAATGAGAAGAAAGGTGTTATTCGCGTTTCCACTGATCTCAACATTTTATTCGCCACCTACACAGCTTGTCCAGATTCCACTGTGTGGAAGCTTAAGGACTATGATTATTCATCATCACATTGGTTTGTCACAACTGGTGGCGCTTTGGGCAATCCTGGCCCTCAAACCATCGAAAGTTGGTTCAAGATTGAGAAGTACGAGGATGCTTACAAGATGGTTTATTGTCCAAGTGTGTGCAATTATTGCAATTATCCATGCAGTGATCTTGGGATATATCAGGACCAATATGGCAAGCGTTTGGCTCTAACTTCTGAACCATACAAAGTGCAGTTCCAGAAGGCTCAATAA